Genomic window (Streptomyces sp. RerS4):
GCGGGAGGGGTGGACACAGCCCAACTCTACATCTGTATAGTCACCCTCGGCCTCTACGAATGTAGAGGCCGAGGGTGAGGATGTAGGGGAGGCAGCCGAGATGCGCGTTCGTCACGCTGTTGTGGCCGGAGGGGGGATCGGGGGGCTGACCGCGGCAATCGCCCTGCACCGACGGGGGTGGCGCGTCACCGTGTGCGAACGGGCCACCGAACTCACCGGCATCGGGGCCGGCATCGCGCTGGCCCCCAACGCCCTCCGCGCCCTGGGCTCGATCGGCATGAACCCCGACCTGTGGGCGGGTGACACGCTCCTGGATGGCGTCGGGTTGCGCAGGCCCGACGGCACCTGGCTGAGCCGGCCGGACGCCGGGACGCTGCCCGACCGCTACGGCCCTCCCGCCCGCGCCGTGCACCGCGGCTTCCTGATCGCGGCGCTCGCTGCCGCCCTGCCCGCCGACGTCGTGCACCTCGGCGTATCGGTGACCGCTGTGGACGACGCCGCTGACACCGGTGACGCCCTCGTGCGGACGTCGGCGGGCGACCTGCGGGCCGACGCCGTACTGGCTGCGGACGGCATCCGCAGCGTCCTGCGCGGGCAGCTCTTCCCCCATCACCCGGGGCTGCGCCACGCCGGGGAAGCCGGGTGGCGAGCGGTGGTGTCCGGCGCGGGCCTGCCTGCCCAGCCGGCCGCCGAAACCTGGGGGCGAGGCGAGCGGTTCGGCATCGTTCCGCTCGCCGACGGCCGCATCTACTTCTTCGCCACCGCCCGCACCTCACCTCCCGGATCCGGCACGTGCCCGGCCGGCCACCACGCGGAGCTGGTGCGGCGCTTCGCCGCGTGGCACGACCCGATACCCGCACTGCTGGACCGGCTGGACCCGGCCGGCGTGCTCCACCACGAGTTCTACGAACTGGCCGCGCCCCTCCCCCGATTCC
Coding sequences:
- a CDS encoding FAD-dependent monooxygenase; this encodes MRVRHAVVAGGGIGGLTAAIALHRRGWRVTVCERATELTGIGAGIALAPNALRALGSIGMNPDLWAGDTLLDGVGLRRPDGTWLSRPDAGTLPDRYGPPARAVHRGFLIAALAAALPADVVHLGVSVTAVDDAADTGDALVRTSAGDLRADAVLAADGIRSVLRGQLFPHHPGLRHAGEAGWRAVVSGAGLPAQPAAETWGRGERFGIVPLADGRIYFFATARTSPPGSGTCPAGHHAELVRRFAAWHDPIPALLDRLDPAGVLHHEFYELAAPLPRFHAGRVALLGDAAHAMTPNMGQGGCQAIEDAVVAAHHLQSDDVRAALAAYTKARHRRTTRISRQSRRIGALVQLSHPLATSLRNLAVRATPSALSRRALDTVLDWQPPLAPSSPSVHADAGTNATTTTTNVVVNVNVEENK